CGACGGCCCTGGAGACCGTCGGCCTGCTCAACGTGCAACTGGCGATCCAGGACGACACGGTCTACGTCCTGGAGGCCAATCCACGGTCCTCCCGGACGGTGCCGTTCATCTCGAAGGCCACGGGCGTGCCCATCGCGAAGATCGCCGCGAAGGTCATGGCCGGACAGTCCCTGGCGGAACAGGGCATCGAAGAGCAGATCCCCGAACAGGTGTCGGTGAAGGAGGTCGTGTTGCCCTTCGATCGGCTCCCCGGGTCCGATCCGACCCTGGGACCGGAGATGAAATCCACCGGCGAGGTCATGGGCACGGCAAACACCTGGGCCAAGGCCTACCAGAAGGCCCAGATGGCGATCAACAAGCCGATCCCGACCGAGGGGACGGCACTCATCGACCTGAACAACCCCGAGTTCCCCGATCGGGACAGCGCCGCCGGACGGGAACTCATCGAGGGCTACGCCCGGCACTTCGCCATCGCGGACTTCGAGGACGAATCGGACTTCGAGGCAGCCATCGAATCCGGGGACATCGATCTGATCATCTCGCGGAATCGTGACCCGCTTCAGGTCGCCGTCGAACAAGACGTCACCTACTTCTCGACCTATCCCTCGGCGAAGGCCGCCCTCGCCGCCATCGAGGCCCAGGACGAACCCCTGGACATCGAATCGGTCTCCGAGCGGCCAAAGCGCACCGCGAAGTGGGGCCTGGAGTAATTAGCGGTCCGGGGCGTGGGGCTCGTCCGGATAGGCCTTCTCGCCCGCCTCGATCCGCACGTCGAGCCAGTTTTCGGTCGGGATGAGCGGACACTCGTAGGCCTCGTTGTACGCACACGTCGGGTTGTATGCCATGTTGAAGTCGATGAGCCACGTGCCGTCCTCGTAGTGTCGGTCCCGTTCGAGGTCGAGATAGCGGCCCGCGCCGTAGGTCTCCTCGCTGTTCGTCTCGTCCCGGAAGGGAACCCAGAGTCGATCCTCGGACGGATCGCCCTTGTACGCCTGGATCGTCACCGTCTCGCCGTCGATCTCCAGGTGGAACTCACCCCATCGGAGGTACTCCTGGGCGTTGCCTGCCGTGGTCTCGACAGTCAGGCTCTCGGGATCCTCGTGCTCGTGGAGTTCGGCCTCGAAACGCATCGACGGATCAACCGCGAAGTACTCCAGTCCCGCAAAGTCGGCCTGGGCCGAGCGCGGAATGGGCGACCGTGGGCTCTCCGCGAAGTACTCCTCCTTCTGCTGGCGCTGCTCGCGGACGTGCTCCTCGTACTCGTGTGCCATCAGCACACGATTCGGCTGCGCGGAGTAAAGGTCACCGGCTGTCCCCGGCGCGAGGACAAAACTGCCTACTGGGTTGCTTCGGGATGGGCCCCGGCTTCGGCCATCGCGAGCACGTCGTCGAAAAAGCCGAGCGTGTCGTGGGGACCGGGATGGGCCTCGGGGTGGTACTGGCGGGTGATGACGTGCATGTCCGCGGATTCGGCCCCCTCCGGGGTGTCGTCGTTGACGTTGATCTGGGTCACGTCCAGGTCCCCGGCATCCGAAACCATGTAGCCGTGGTTCTGGGTAGTCATGACGACCTGGCCGGTGCGCTCGTCCAGGACGGGCTGGTTGACCCCCCGGTGGCCGAACTCCATCTTCTCGGTCTCGCCGTTCACGGCGTTGGCGACGATCTGCATCCCCAGACAGATGCCCGCGATGGGGATCTCACCGAGGAAGTGCTCGACCAGGGACTGGGTGGCCTCGTAGTTGGCCGGGTCCCCAGGGCCGTTCGAAATGAAGAGCAGGTCCGGGTCCAGCGCTTCGATCTCGGCGGGCGCGACGTCGTGGGGGAAGACGTGGACGTCCGAGCCACGCTCGTTCAGCGAGGAGATGATGCTCTTTTTCGTCCCACAGTGGATCAGCGCGGTGGTCGGCCCGTCCCCCTCAGCGGGGTAGACCTCGACGTCGTCGACGCTGACCATGTCCCCGATGTCCGAAATGTCACTCATGTGCGGGCAGACCGAGAGTTGTTCCCGGGCCTTCTCGGGGGTCGCGTCTGGACCCGCGGCGATACCACATTGCATCGCGCCGCCGTCACGAATGTCCAGGACGAGATCCCGCGTGTCCACGGAGTCGACGGCGGGGACCCCCTCCTCCTGGAGCCACGTGGCGACGTCGTCGGTGAGTTCGCGGGCGACGACCGCGCTGGGATGGACGCGGTCGGACTCGAAGCGCTCCGCTCGGACGCCGTAGTTGCCGATCAGCGGGTAGGCGAAGGTCAGTACCTGGGCCTCGTAAGAGGGGTCGGTCAGGCTCTCCTCGTAGCCGGTATAGGGCGTGGTGAAGACGAGTTCGCCGTGGGTCTCCCCGGGCGACCTGGCGCGACCCTCGAGGACCTCCCCGGTCTCCAGGGCGATGTAGGCGTCCGACATTACGAGATTCAAACGCTGCGGAGAATATAAGGCTTGCTTTCGTAGCGGAATTACGAAATTCGAAACAGTTTTCGGCCAGGCGACGGAGAGGGGAACATGGACGACCTCGACCGGGAAATTCTGGCCCTCCTCCGACAGGACTCCCGGACCCCCTACACCGAAATCGGCGACATGCTCGATGTCTCGGAGGGGACCGTTCGCAACCGGGTCGATCGACTGCTCGAGAACGGTACGATCGAGCGGTTCACCATCGCGACCCGCACGGGCAACGTGAAATCGATGGTCGAAGTGTCGGTCGCCGTCGACGTCGACACCCAGGCACTGGCCGAGCGGATGGCCGAGTGGACGGAAGTCGATTTCGTCTGGCAGGTCTCCGGCGAGGAGGACATGGTGCTGATCGTCGACGCGATGGACACCGAGCGGGTCAACGAACTCATCACCCGCACGCGGGAGCAATCGGAGGTCCGCTCGACCAAGACCCGGTTGATCCTCGAAGAGACCCGCGGGTGAGGACCGGTGACTACAAATCCGGGGTAGTCGTTGGCCAATTTATGACCGACCAGAGCGCCCCGAAAGAGCGGTCGGGCGGCGAGGAAGTGATCGCGGTCGACGCGGACGACAACCCACAAGGTCTCGTCGATCGCCTGGAGGCCCACACCGGCGACGGCATCCGCCATCGCGCATTTACCTGTATGCTCTTCGACGAGCAGGGACGGGTCCTGCTTGCCCAGCGCGCTCGGAACAAACGGCTGTGGGACACCCACTGGGACGGCACCGTCGCCTCCCACCCAACCGAGGGACAGACCCAGATCGAAGCCACCGAAGAGCGCCTGGAAGAGGAACTCGGGGTGACTCCCGACCAGTACGGCGACCTGGAGATCACCGACCGCTTCGAGTACAAACGCTACTACCTCGACGAGGGGCTGGAGTGGGAGGTCTGTACGGTGCTCACCGCGACGGTGACCGACCCCACCCTCGACCCGGACCCCGAGGAGGTCGGCGGCACCATCTGGGTCGACTACGAGGACCTCTGGGAGAACCCCCGGAACTACCGACAGCTCCGGACCTGCCCCTGGTTCGACATCGCGATGCGCCGGGACCTCGGTGGCGATAGCACTTAGGGCGGGGAAACCAAAGTCGCGATATGGTCGACTTCCAGAAGCGGGACACCCAACGCGGTGACACCGAGTCGACGGCCGACTCGGAGACACACGACCACGATCACCACGCTCACGACCGGGAGACCGTGGGCGCGGCAATTCTCACCGTCTCGTCCTCGCGAACACTCGATGCCGATCCCAGTGGCGAAGCGATCAGGGACGAACTCGAGTCGGCGGGCCACGAGGTCGTCACTCGCGAACTGGTCCGGGACGACGGCGATCGCATCCAGACGACCGCGAATCACCTCACCGACCGCGGCGACGTCGACGTGCTGATCACCACGGGTGGCACCGGGGTCACACCGGACGACGTGACCGTCGAGGCCGTCGGGCCGCTCTTCGACAAGCATCTGCCGGGATTCGGGGAACTCTTCCGGCAGGAATCGAAAGCGGAGATCGGTTCACGGGTCGTCGCCACCCGGGCCACCGCCGGCGTCGCCGACGGCGTCCCCGTCTTCGTGCTCCCCGGGAGCGTCGACGCCGTCGAACTGGGCCTCGAAGAAATCATTCTCCCGGAGATCGGGCACCTCGTCGGTCTGGCCCAGCGGGCGGGCCACGCCGATCACTGATCGACCAGGGACAGTCGAACCCCGATCCCGTCGGGGTCGGTCACCGCGATCCCGTTTTCCCGGTTTTCGACGGCACTCCCGATCGCCTCGAATCGCTCCCGGGCCGCGTCGAGGGCGGCTTCACTCGGTGTGAGAAACTCGATCCAGTCCAGCCCCCGGCCAGTCGCGGGCTCGGTCCGGTCCTGATAGGTCGTGATTCCCAGTTGATGGTGAGAGTCCCCGACAGCCAGAAACCGGGCCATGTCGCCGATCTCACGGGTGATATCGAGCCCCAGCCCGTCGCGATAGAACGTGGTCGCCCCAGCCAGATCGGTGACCTCCAGGTGGAAGTGTCCGATCGTCGTCCCCGCGGGGGCGTCGGTCTCGGGTTCGCCCGCGGCGCGAAGGGCATCCAGATCGAGCGGCTGGGTCTGCATCGTCACCTCGTCGGCCTCGTCTCTTGGCCAGTCGGCCCGTGGCTGGTCGACGAAGAGTTCCACGCCGTTGCCCGCGGGATCCGTGAGATACAGCGAGTGGGTCACGCCGTGGTCGGTCGCGCCGTCGAGCCGGTAGAGGCTCTCGACCCGATGGAGAGCGGCACCGAGCGCTTCCTGAGACGGATAGCGGAAGGCCACGTGGTAGAGCCCCGCCTGGGCGTCGGTCCGCGGCGCAAGATCGCTCCCGTCTGTGAGTTCCACGAGCGGCGTCTCGCCGGCCCCGAGGGTGGCCGAGGACTCCGTGTACCCGAACTGGTCCAGCCCGACGACGTCCTGGTAGAAGGAACTGACGGCGTAGGGATCCTCGACGGCAAGAGAGAGACGTCCCGGTCGGGTCTGTGCTGGCAGGAACTGGGTCATACGCGAGGATTGGGTCCCGGGGCTAATGGCTCTCCTGATCCCGGAACGGCGATGGACGAATCGAGAGCGGGGACGGACCGAGCCAGGGGATCGGCGAGGGGCCAGTCGTATCGTCGCCGGCGACCCTGACCGAGAAATCCCCGCAACCCCGATCGCTGTAGTACCCCACGCCGGCGATCTCGCCCAAAAGCGCCGCCGCGACGAGTGCGTTCTGGAGGGCCCCGTTCGCCTCGGAGAACTCGTAGGTCACGCCGCCGGAGAACCCATCCCGGGTCTGCACCGCGCCGGTCGCACCCTCACGGGCCACTGCCACGCTGTGGCTCTCGAACGTGCGGAAATGTGGGCGCCCTCGAACCCCCTCCTCGATCCGGTCACGGTCGATGTCGAAGACGAGTTCGTCCGGGGCCCACCGATTCCAGCTTTCGAGCAGCGAACTGAACACCGGCCCACGGCTGGGACACATCGTGCGGGTCTCTGTCTCCTCGAGGCAGGTCGGTGTTCGAAACCAGACGTTCATGGCCTGGGTATCGACCGCTGCCGCCCGTTCGAGCAGGGCCTGTCGGTCGGTGTACTCCTGGGTCGCCGAGACGACCTCCAGGGTACCACCGGAGTACGGGAGCTGGGCCCCCTCGGGGACGACCTGATCGAAGACCTCCCTGAAGACCGGAATCATCTCCGGGTCGATGACTCCCAGTTGAAAGCGATAGGTCTCCTTCGGCGAGAGGGCCCGCTCCTGTGGCCGGCCGCCCTCCCCGTATCGCCCCCAGAACCCGCCGACGTGAACCCCGGGAATCCGCGGCGTGATCGCGTCCTGGTCCACACCCGCCGTCTCCAGAAGTCCCCGCAATGTGTCGTAAA
This region of Halodesulfurarchaeum sp. HSR-GB genomic DNA includes:
- a CDS encoding DUF1684 domain-containing protein: MAHEYEEHVREQRQQKEEYFAESPRSPIPRSAQADFAGLEYFAVDPSMRFEAELHEHEDPESLTVETTAGNAQEYLRWGEFHLEIDGETVTIQAYKGDPSEDRLWVPFRDETNSEETYGAGRYLDLERDRHYEDGTWLIDFNMAYNPTCAYNEAYECPLIPTENWLDVRIEAGEKAYPDEPHAPDR
- the carA gene encoding glutamine-hydrolyzing carbamoyl-phosphate synthase small subunit, whose amino-acid sequence is MSDAYIALETGEVLEGRARSPGETHGELVFTTPYTGYEESLTDPSYEAQVLTFAYPLIGNYGVRAERFESDRVHPSAVVARELTDDVATWLQEEGVPAVDSVDTRDLVLDIRDGGAMQCGIAAGPDATPEKAREQLSVCPHMSDISDIGDMVSVDDVEVYPAEGDGPTTALIHCGTKKSIISSLNERGSDVHVFPHDVAPAEIEALDPDLLFISNGPGDPANYEATQSLVEHFLGEIPIAGICLGMQIVANAVNGETEKMEFGHRGVNQPVLDERTGQVVMTTQNHGYMVSDAGDLDVTQINVNDDTPEGAESADMHVITRQYHPEAHPGPHDTLGFFDDVLAMAEAGAHPEATQ
- a CDS encoding Lrp/AsnC family transcriptional regulator translates to MDDLDREILALLRQDSRTPYTEIGDMLDVSEGTVRNRVDRLLENGTIERFTIATRTGNVKSMVEVSVAVDVDTQALAERMAEWTEVDFVWQVSGEEDMVLIVDAMDTERVNELITRTREQSEVRSTKTRLILEETRG
- the idi gene encoding isopentenyl-diphosphate Delta-isomerase gives rise to the protein MTDQSAPKERSGGEEVIAVDADDNPQGLVDRLEAHTGDGIRHRAFTCMLFDEQGRVLLAQRARNKRLWDTHWDGTVASHPTEGQTQIEATEERLEEELGVTPDQYGDLEITDRFEYKRYYLDEGLEWEVCTVLTATVTDPTLDPDPEEVGGTIWVDYEDLWENPRNYRQLRTCPWFDIAMRRDLGGDST
- a CDS encoding MogA/MoaB family molybdenum cofactor biosynthesis protein translates to MVDFQKRDTQRGDTESTADSETHDHDHHAHDRETVGAAILTVSSSRTLDADPSGEAIRDELESAGHEVVTRELVRDDGDRIQTTANHLTDRGDVDVLITTGGTGVTPDDVTVEAVGPLFDKHLPGFGELFRQESKAEIGSRVVATRATAGVADGVPVFVLPGSVDAVELGLEEIILPEIGHLVGLAQRAGHADH
- a CDS encoding VOC family protein; this encodes MTQFLPAQTRPGRLSLAVEDPYAVSSFYQDVVGLDQFGYTESSATLGAGETPLVELTDGSDLAPRTDAQAGLYHVAFRYPSQEALGAALHRVESLYRLDGATDHGVTHSLYLTDPAGNGVELFVDQPRADWPRDEADEVTMQTQPLDLDALRAAGEPETDAPAGTTIGHFHLEVTDLAGATTFYRDGLGLDITREIGDMARFLAVGDSHHQLGITTYQDRTEPATGRGLDWIEFLTPSEAALDAARERFEAIGSAVENRENGIAVTDPDGIGVRLSLVDQ
- the cas6 gene encoding CRISPR system precrRNA processing endoribonuclease RAMP protein Cas6, which codes for MTSQSGGTSVCRIDVELRPTERVLLTDIIGHPVYDTLRGLLETAGVDQDAITPRIPGVHVGGFWGRYGEGGRPQERALSPKETYRFQLGVIDPEMIPVFREVFDQVVPEGAQLPYSGGTLEVVSATQEYTDRQALLERAAAVDTQAMNVWFRTPTCLEETETRTMCPSRGPVFSSLLESWNRWAPDELVFDIDRDRIEEGVRGRPHFRTFESHSVAVAREGATGAVQTRDGFSGGVTYEFSEANGALQNALVAAALLGEIAGVGYYSDRGCGDFSVRVAGDDTTGPSPIPWLGPSPLSIRPSPFRDQESH